One Desulfovibrio aminophilus genomic region harbors:
- a CDS encoding ParA family protein, whose translation MKPRVVSVWSPKGGVGKTTIALHLAAILAIKNKVLLADLDPQGGSAWCARQGLLPFDVIQGYPASQPDVKVMVVDHPPGWSDLPRGDVVVTPFRASALDYAATRESLESLKSQGSYQVVSVLSAVDIRRREEAEVANQLFSQDPALLMIRDRAVYPRVIGEGRTVADPVVVNWYGAREARLEILAIAKAVMAR comes from the coding sequence TGAAACCGAGAGTCGTCTCAGTCTGGAGTCCCAAGGGCGGAGTGGGGAAAACCACCATCGCCTTGCACCTGGCTGCGATCCTGGCGATCAAAAACAAGGTGCTGCTCGCCGATCTTGACCCCCAGGGAGGGAGTGCCTGGTGTGCGAGGCAGGGCTTGCTGCCTTTTGACGTCATCCAGGGATATCCGGCATCCCAACCGGATGTGAAGGTGATGGTGGTTGATCATCCTCCGGGGTGGAGCGATTTGCCGCGAGGCGACGTCGTCGTCACTCCGTTTCGTGCGTCTGCTCTTGATTATGCCGCAACTCGCGAAAGCCTGGAGAGCCTCAAGTCGCAGGGCTCCTACCAGGTGGTGTCAGTTCTTTCGGCCGTGGATATCAGACGGCGTGAAGAAGCCGAGGTCGCAAACCAGCTGTTCAGCCAGGATCCTGCTCTGCTCATGATCCGAGATCGGGCTGTCTACCCGAGAGTTATCGGCGAAGGCAGGACCGTCGCTGATCCCGTCGTAGTGAATTGGTATGGCGCGCGGGAAGCGCGATTGGAGATTCTGGCCATCGCAAAGGCCGTAATGGCGCGTTGA
- a CDS encoding site-specific integrase, translating into MDPKELLETLRPKLLDIAESDANRQTQKRYSKTADRILKTGGLAAYRPSTKSSWYFARAALRYYLYANAALAFKNEDYGKAEELMRKAENELQVSPPALRPTGRSSTKHRLQGLPMDWRAQIFAALPIAHRLPFAVQALTGARTAELKNGVTVQLLTEGIEITIEGAKIHKENGQPFRQVLIQNRMDSIFEYLVRAAEEVTPADLAVSIETHIESYRKALRHAGLKLFGRGKGGSKYITPYMVRHQFAADLKASDHNPEMVAAALGHRSSRTQEIYGYKGLGQGAHGQGIDARASKPVRMHQNNSPEMK; encoded by the coding sequence ATGGATCCCAAAGAACTGCTCGAAACGCTTCGCCCGAAGCTCCTGGACATCGCCGAGAGTGACGCAAACCGGCAAACCCAAAAGCGTTACTCGAAGACCGCGGATCGCATTTTGAAAACCGGCGGGCTCGCGGCCTATCGGCCATCAACAAAATCGTCTTGGTACTTCGCTCGCGCGGCGCTGAGATACTACCTCTATGCCAACGCTGCCCTGGCGTTCAAAAATGAGGACTACGGCAAAGCTGAAGAGCTCATGCGAAAGGCCGAAAACGAACTCCAAGTGTCACCTCCGGCGCTCCGGCCAACTGGCCGAAGTTCGACAAAGCACCGGCTGCAGGGATTGCCCATGGACTGGCGGGCTCAAATTTTCGCGGCGCTGCCGATCGCACACCGCCTCCCCTTTGCAGTCCAGGCACTGACCGGCGCCCGCACGGCAGAACTTAAAAACGGTGTAACGGTGCAACTCCTCACCGAAGGGATTGAAATCACCATTGAAGGCGCAAAGATACACAAGGAAAACGGGCAGCCATTTCGCCAAGTTCTCATTCAGAATCGCATGGATTCGATCTTTGAATATCTCGTGCGCGCTGCCGAAGAAGTGACCCCCGCAGACTTGGCCGTCTCCATAGAAACTCACATTGAAAGCTATCGAAAAGCTCTCCGGCACGCGGGTCTGAAGCTATTCGGACGAGGCAAGGGCGGAAGCAAGTACATCACCCCATATATGGTTCGGCATCAGTTCGCGGCCGACCTCAAAGCCTCAGATCACAACCCAGAGATGGTCGCCGCCGCGCTGGGGCACAGATCAAGCCGGACTCAGGAGATATACGGGTACAAGGGCCTTGGGCAAGGAGCTCACGGGCAAGGCATTGATGCGCGCGCCTCAAAACCTGTCCGCATGCACCAAAATAATTCACCAGAAATGAAGTAG
- a CDS encoding DUF2274 domain-containing protein yields the protein MSGKKKTEPQEKPIGITLRLPPDLWEKIHAYARHRRISLQKLIVELIEKEIKSSSR from the coding sequence ATGTCTGGCAAGAAAAAAACCGAACCCCAAGAAAAGCCCATCGGTATTACCCTGCGACTCCCGCCGGATCTCTGGGAAAAGATCCACGCATATGCCCGCCATCGCCGCATCAGCCTCCAAAAATTGATTGTCGAGTTGATTGAAAAGGAAATCAAATCATCGTCCCGTTGA
- a CDS encoding response regulator: protein MTHPARILVVEDEAPIRRFLRPYLESQGHAVVEAETGAEALSLAASHNPDIVLLDLGLPDMDGLTVIARLREWSQAPIVILSARGHEQDKVAGLDAGADDYLSKPFSVAELGARIRVALRRSAKGDGAETPVLQCGELRIDLAARSVSVDGREAHLTPLEFKLLACLARHAGKVLTHRQILKEVWGPGAGESQAQSLRIHIHALRHKLERDPARPKHIRTETGVGYRFMCGPD from the coding sequence ATGACCCATCCCGCGCGCATTCTCGTCGTCGAGGACGAAGCCCCCATCCGTCGCTTCCTGCGACCCTACCTGGAATCCCAGGGACACGCGGTGGTGGAGGCTGAAACCGGCGCGGAAGCCTTGAGCCTCGCCGCCTCGCACAATCCCGACATCGTGCTCCTGGACCTGGGCCTGCCGGACATGGATGGGCTCACGGTCATCGCCCGACTGCGGGAGTGGAGCCAGGCGCCCATCGTCATCCTCTCGGCCAGGGGGCATGAGCAGGACAAGGTCGCGGGGCTGGACGCGGGCGCGGACGACTACCTGAGCAAGCCCTTCAGCGTGGCGGAACTGGGGGCGCGCATCCGCGTGGCCCTGCGCCGCTCGGCCAAGGGTGATGGAGCCGAAACGCCCGTGCTCCAGTGCGGTGAACTGCGAATCGACCTGGCGGCCCGCAGCGTCAGCGTGGACGGCCGAGAGGCCCACCTCACGCCGCTGGAATTCAAGCTCCTGGCCTGCCTGGCCCGCCACGCGGGCAAAGTGCTCACCCACCGGCAGATCCTCAAGGAGGTCTGGGGGCCGGGAGCCGGGGAAAGTCAGGCCCAGTCCCTGCGCATCCACATCCACGCCCTCCGCCACAAACTGGAACGCGACCCGGCCCGGCCCAAGCACATCCGCACCGAGACCGGGGTGGGCTACCGCTTCATGTGCGGCCCGGACTAG
- a CDS encoding sensor histidine kinase KdpD, which yields MADDEQRRPDPDALLALAREEDRRKTRGRLRVFFGAAPGVGKTYSMLEEAFTKRSEGLDVLAGVVETHGRRETEALLAGIESLPRRELDYRGHVLREFDLDAALARKPALVLVDELAHANAPGGRHAKRWQDVRELLDNGIDVYTTLNVQHVESLNDVVAQITGVRVRETVPDSVLEEADAVVLVDLPPDDLLRRLEEGKVYVPEQAEQAARNFFRHANLTALRELALRHVAERVNAQVLVQRQGQAAQATWPTAERLLVCVGPSPSSAKLVRAAKRLAVSLRAPWLAVWVSSPQQSESEAVQANAARNLRLAEQLGAEVMTLSGRRVAEEIVTLARSRNVTRIIIGKPLRPRWKDLLLGSPVDELVRLSGDIDVSVIRGDSGAAPEPAPPPAPLSRKREYAFSLGAWAVCTGLAFFMQPFFQLSNLIMVYLLGVVVVALRCGRGPSALASVLGVLTFDFFFVPPSLTLAVSDTEYFVTFGVMLVVALVISHLAAVARAQIRSARRSEARSSALLGLTRALAKTRGQQGILDTAVRQVTEVFECRAAILTPDPARGLALAATGDRDIHLAPKDIQVARWTLDNGQPAGAGTQTLPEAKALFLPLLGNQAVVGVLALQAANVERLLRPDRMLLLDSFARQIALSLELDRLESSAQETRVQAETERLRSALLSTVTHDLQTPLAAILGSAGSLLVLPADESTRDVRRELAENIHDEAERLSRLIANLLKMTSLESGALTVHKEPTSLEEVLGGVLNRLERKLAGRPLEVVLPPDLPLVPLDPLLTEQIFLNLLENSIKHTPGGVALRVAARLDGEWLAVEVADRGPGLPEEALDRVFDLFYRVPGGGQVHGHGLGLAICKALVLAHGGTVRARNREGGGALFELRLPLERNDA from the coding sequence TCCCGACCCGGACGCCCTCCTGGCCCTGGCCCGCGAGGAAGATCGCCGCAAGACGCGCGGCAGGCTGCGCGTGTTCTTCGGCGCGGCCCCGGGTGTGGGCAAGACCTATTCCATGCTGGAGGAGGCCTTCACCAAACGTTCCGAAGGACTGGACGTGCTGGCCGGAGTGGTGGAGACCCACGGCCGGCGCGAAACCGAAGCCCTCCTGGCGGGCATCGAAAGCCTGCCACGCCGGGAACTGGACTACCGGGGCCACGTCCTGCGAGAGTTCGACCTGGATGCCGCCCTGGCCCGCAAACCGGCCCTGGTCCTGGTGGATGAGCTGGCCCACGCCAACGCCCCAGGCGGCCGCCACGCCAAGCGCTGGCAGGACGTGCGCGAACTCCTGGACAACGGCATCGACGTTTACACCACTCTCAACGTGCAGCACGTGGAAAGCCTGAACGACGTGGTGGCCCAGATCACCGGCGTGCGGGTGCGCGAGACCGTGCCGGACTCGGTCCTGGAGGAGGCCGACGCCGTGGTCCTGGTGGACCTCCCCCCGGACGACCTCCTCCGCCGCCTAGAAGAGGGCAAGGTCTATGTTCCCGAGCAGGCCGAGCAGGCCGCGCGCAACTTCTTCCGCCACGCCAACCTGACCGCCTTGCGCGAACTGGCCTTGCGCCACGTGGCTGAGCGGGTCAACGCCCAGGTTCTGGTGCAGCGCCAAGGGCAGGCCGCGCAGGCCACCTGGCCCACAGCGGAACGTCTGCTCGTCTGCGTAGGCCCGAGCCCCAGTTCGGCCAAGCTGGTGCGCGCGGCCAAGCGCCTGGCCGTGAGCCTGCGCGCGCCCTGGCTGGCGGTCTGGGTGTCCTCGCCCCAGCAGTCCGAGAGCGAGGCCGTACAGGCCAACGCGGCCCGCAACCTGCGCCTAGCCGAGCAGCTCGGGGCCGAGGTGATGACCCTGTCGGGTCGCCGCGTGGCCGAGGAGATCGTGACTCTGGCCCGGTCCCGCAACGTGACCCGGATCATCATCGGCAAGCCGCTGCGGCCGCGCTGGAAGGACCTCCTCCTGGGCAGCCCGGTGGACGAGCTCGTGCGGCTGTCCGGGGACATCGACGTCTCGGTCATCCGAGGCGACTCCGGGGCCGCGCCGGAGCCCGCGCCGCCTCCGGCCCCGCTCTCCCGCAAGCGGGAGTATGCCTTCAGCCTGGGAGCTTGGGCCGTCTGCACGGGCCTGGCCTTCTTCATGCAGCCCTTTTTCCAGCTCTCCAACCTCATCATGGTCTATCTGCTGGGCGTGGTGGTGGTGGCCCTGCGCTGCGGTCGGGGTCCTTCGGCCCTGGCCTCGGTGCTCGGCGTGCTCACCTTCGATTTCTTCTTCGTGCCGCCCTCCCTGACGCTGGCAGTGTCCGATACCGAGTACTTCGTGACCTTCGGGGTCATGCTCGTGGTGGCCCTGGTCATCAGCCACCTGGCCGCCGTGGCCCGGGCGCAGATCCGCTCGGCGCGCCGAAGCGAAGCCCGTTCCTCGGCGCTCCTGGGCCTGACCCGCGCCCTGGCCAAGACCAGGGGGCAGCAGGGCATCCTGGACACGGCCGTGCGGCAGGTGACCGAGGTCTTCGAATGCCGGGCCGCGATCCTGACCCCGGACCCGGCTCGGGGGTTGGCCCTGGCGGCCACGGGCGACCGGGACATCCACTTGGCCCCCAAGGACATCCAGGTGGCCCGTTGGACCCTGGACAACGGCCAGCCAGCCGGTGCGGGCACCCAGACCCTTCCCGAAGCCAAAGCCCTCTTCCTGCCGCTCCTGGGCAACCAGGCGGTAGTCGGCGTGCTGGCCCTGCAGGCCGCGAACGTGGAACGGCTGCTCCGGCCCGACCGCATGCTCCTGCTGGACTCCTTCGCCCGCCAGATCGCCCTGAGCCTGGAGCTGGACCGCCTGGAATCCTCGGCCCAGGAAACCCGCGTGCAGGCCGAGACCGAGCGGCTCCGCTCGGCTCTGCTCTCCACCGTGACCCACGACCTGCAGACCCCCTTGGCGGCCATCCTCGGCTCGGCGGGGAGCCTCCTGGTCCTGCCCGCCGACGAATCCACCCGGGACGTGCGCCGCGAACTGGCCGAAAACATCCACGACGAGGCCGAACGCCTGAGTCGGCTCATCGCCAACCTGCTCAAGATGACCAGCCTGGAGTCCGGCGCGCTCACCGTGCACAAGGAGCCCACATCCCTGGAGGAGGTTTTGGGAGGGGTGCTCAACCGGTTGGAACGCAAGCTGGCCGGCCGCCCCCTGGAGGTGGTCCTGCCTCCCGACTTGCCGCTGGTGCCGCTGGATCCGTTGCTGACTGAGCAAATATTCCTGAACCTGCTGGAAAATTCCATCAAACACACGCCCGGTGGCGTCGCGCTGCGCGTCGCCGCCCGCCTCGACGGCGAGTGGCTGGCCGTGGAGGTGGCCGATCGCGGCCCCGGCCTGCCCGAGGAGGCCCTGGACAGGGTCTTCGACCTCTTCTACCGTGTGCCCGGGGGCGGACAGGTGCACGGCCACGGCCTGGGACTGGCCATCTGCAAGGCCCTGGTCCTGGCTCATGGCGGCACGGTCCGCGCGCGCAACCGCGAGGGCGGCGGCGCACTGTTCGAACTGAGGCTGCCCCTGGAACGGAACGACGCATGA